The following are from one region of the Aspergillus luchuensis IFO 4308 DNA, chromosome 4, nearly complete sequence genome:
- a CDS encoding uncharacterized protein (SECRETED:SignalP(1-19)): MKLILTISAFFSLASPLFGQSTSAVNIDHAITRITSPRNIAAAVPAQPSAPPPGIPIPESGISNLISLLQRLSEQAIVLQKTLSRVELDKNSIPSIRAQTRAITATGDASIAQALASDYLDTLDSTRVTLSTVALKPIFGHLLKLIKNKKIPLCEIQYCKEMHDWIGVVRTSALRLCVAVTGIVKISEGLVVEEAWASVDRRFPAVLVEFHGPFA; encoded by the exons ATGAAACTGATACTCACAATCTCAGCGTTTTTTAGCCTCGCCTCACCTCTCTTTGGCCAGTCTACTTCTGCTGTCAATATAGACCATGCCATTACCAGAATCACCTCACCCCGGAACATTGCTGCCGCCGTACCTGCACAACCCTCCGCACCCCCGCCCGGCATTCCCATTCCAGAGAGTGGCATTAGTAACCTCATATCACTCCTCCAGCGTCTCAGCGAGCAAGCTATTGTTCTTCAAAAGACCCTCTCTAGAGTCGAATTAGACAAGAATAGCATCCCTTCGATCCGCGCCCAGACCCGAGCCATTACCGCCACAGGCGACGCCTCAATAGCCCAAGCGCTCGCCTCGGATTACCTGGACACGCTTGACAGCACAAGGGTGACTCTCAGCACCGTCGCATTAAAGCCGATTTTCGGTCACTTATTGAAACTTATCAAAAATAAG AAAATTCCGCTTTGTGAAATACAATACTGCAAAGAGATGCACGATTGGATAGGAGTGGTGCGAACTAGCGCACTTAGGCTGTGTGTCGCTGTCACTGGTATAGTCAAAATCTCGGAAGGACttgtggttgaggaggctTGGGCCAGTGTGGACCGTCGGTTCCCGGCAGTCTTGGTGGAGTTTCACGGGCCGTTTGCTTGA